TTGTTCTCAGCCGTTGTGCTGGATATCCGTACCGCGCGTCGTCGACCAGGGAGAATCTGCATGCATCGTTTTGTGATCGTGGGAGGAGGAGCGGGCGGAATCGAACTCGCAACGAGGCTAGGCGATCGCTATGGCGGTCGGCGAAGAAGCGGCGCACAACGTGCGTCCATCACGTTGATCGACCGCAACCCGACGCATATCTGGAAGCCCCTGTTGCACGAGGTCGCAGCGGGAAGTCTGGATCCGTTCGCACAGGAACTGGCGTATGCCGCGCAAGCCCAGTGGCACGGTTTCCAGTTCGTGCAGGGCGAACTTGTCGGACTGAATCGTGGCTCGAGGCACGTTCTGCTCTCGCCCCTGCTCGATGACGACGGAACCGAGCTGGTGCCGCCGCGCCGGATCGAGTACGACTCGTTGATTCTTGCCATCGGTAGTACAACACACTATTTCGGAGTGCCGGGCGCGGCGGAAAACTCGCTCGCACTTGATACCGTCGCTCACGCGGAGCGCTTTCGCAAGCGCCTGATCGCAGCTTGTATTCGCGCCGAACAACGAGAAAGCGCGGAGGGGAGTGCTTGCGCAACGCTTGCCGACCGCACACCTCGTGTCCAGGTTGCGATCGTCGGAGGGGGCGCTACAGGCGTGGAATTGTCCGCCGAGTTGCGCAACACGGCGAAGGTACTCTCATCATACGGCCTGCATCGACTCGACCCCACACACGACGTCGGAATCATGCTGATTGAAGCAGGTCCTCGGATTCTGCCAGCGTTGAAAGAACGCGTATCGACCGCCGCAGCCGGCTTGCTGGGCAAACTCAACGTCAAGTTGATGGTCGACGAGCGGGTCGCGGAGATCACGCCCGGACTGATCCGCACGAAAAACGGCAAGACCATCCGTGCGGATCTCACAGTGTGGGCCGCAGGCATCAAGGCACCTGCGGTGCTTTCAACGCTCGATGGGCTCACCGTCAATCATCTGGGACAACTCAATGTGCGCCGCACGCTTCAGACCAGTGTCGACGACCATGTCTTCGCATTCGGCGATTGCGCGGCCTGTCCATGGTTGGGTTACGAGCGCAATGTTCCCCCGCGCGCTCAGGCGGCGCATCAGCAGGCATCTTTTTTAGTCAAGGCACTTGCGCGACGCATCGACGGACAAAAGCTTCCGGAGTTTGCCTATCGCGATCTCGGCTCGCTGGTATCGCTCGGGCACGCGAATGCGGTGGGGAGTCTGATGGGCGGGCTTATCGGCGGCAGCATGCTCGTGGACGGACTGCTTGCTCGCTTCATGTACCTGTCGCTATATCGGATGCATGTTGCAGCGCTGCATGGCTATGCACGCATGATCGTCAATACGCTCGCGCATCGACTCCGCCGAAGCACGGCGCCGCACGTCAAGCTGCACTGAGCAACAGTTCGTTGTAGATGGCGGAAGTGTCTGGCCGCGACAGGTCAAG
The sequence above is drawn from the Paraburkholderia sprentiae WSM5005 genome and encodes:
- a CDS encoding NAD(P)/FAD-dependent oxidoreductase, which gives rise to MHRFVIVGGGAGGIELATRLGDRYGGRRRSGAQRASITLIDRNPTHIWKPLLHEVAAGSLDPFAQELAYAAQAQWHGFQFVQGELVGLNRGSRHVLLSPLLDDDGTELVPPRRIEYDSLILAIGSTTHYFGVPGAAENSLALDTVAHAERFRKRLIAACIRAEQRESAEGSACATLADRTPRVQVAIVGGGATGVELSAELRNTAKVLSSYGLHRLDPTHDVGIMLIEAGPRILPALKERVSTAAAGLLGKLNVKLMVDERVAEITPGLIRTKNGKTIRADLTVWAAGIKAPAVLSTLDGLTVNHLGQLNVRRTLQTSVDDHVFAFGDCAACPWLGYERNVPPRAQAAHQQASFLVKALARRIDGQKLPEFAYRDLGSLVSLGHANAVGSLMGGLIGGSMLVDGLLARFMYLSLYRMHVAALHGYARMIVNTLAHRLRRSTAPHVKLH